The following nucleotide sequence is from Elusimicrobiota bacterium.
TCGGTAAATTTAGGAACTGCAATGGTTACCAGTATACCGATAACAGTAACCACAATCATAATCTCAATAAGAGTAAAACCCTTTTTCATAATATGTATTCTATATAAAAACCTTTATTTTGTCAATAAAAAAGCCCCTGAGATAAATCAGGGACTTTTTTATTAAAAATTTAAATTATTACCATGATGTAATAGCCTGACTCTTGGTATCTGTCCTGTTGTTTACATAAACATGCATCTCACCTATGGTAGCACCTTTATACCACCATACACCTTCATTAGCACCTATACCAACTCCATCGGTGCTATTAAAGTAACATGCATTACTGTCTGCAACAGCAGCAATACCCAATTTTACTGTAGGACACTGGTCTAGATACTTTGTTAAAAATGGACCAGTTGTTGCACTGAATTCAGTAGTAAGGGCATTTTCAGCTACTCCCGGCATTGGATATGTTCCTTCCATCTCACCATAATAAATGGTAAGTGCTGAACGAAGTGCACCAAGAGAACCTTTTGTTGCTCCC
It contains:
- a CDS encoding prepilin-type N-terminal cleavage/methylation domain-containing protein → MNKIKKGFTLIELMIVVAIIGILAAIAIPKFADLIRKSKEGATKGSLGALRSALTIYYGEMEGTYPMPGVAENALTTEFSATTGPFLTKYLDQCPTVKLGIAAVADSNACYFNSTDGVGIGANEGVWWYKGATIGEMHVYVNNRTDTKSQAITSW